The uncultured Dysgonomonas sp. genome contains the following window.
TTTGCAAAGACCGACTTATACAAATTTGCACTATTTTTGCATAATGATAAGTTCTGGAACGCACAAATTGAGCAAATTGTGGTCCTACCTAATCAGGATATAAAATTAATACCCCGTGTGGGTGATCACCAGATTATTTTGGGAAACCTATATGGATATAAAGAAAGGCTGGATAAACTCTTGGCTTTTTATGAAAACGGACTTAACGAAACGGGATGGAACAAGTATTCCGTTATTAATTTGAAGTTTGACAAACAAGTTGTCTGTACAAAACGTTAAATGAAGAATAGATATTTTGCCGGTTTTATCCAAACCGGTTTATAAAGATAGGAATTATATGGAGCAATCAGGATTTATAGTAGGCATCGACTTAGGTACATCCAAGATAATTGGAGTAGTAGGTCGTAAGAACGAGCAGGGAGTGATTTCCATTCTTGCATCGGAAAGTATTCCTTCCGATTCGTGTGTAAAATACGGTGTAATATACAATATAGACGAAGCGGCAGGTAAGATTAAGAAACTTATCAACTTGCTCGAGAACAAAACAGGAAAGAAAATAGGGAAAGCGTATGTATCGGTTGCCGGAAAATCACTTCGGGCAATAGAGCATAAAGAAACCAAATTATTGGATGGAACAACGCCTATCACTTTTGCTTTGTTGGATAATCTGGAACAACAGGCGAAGCTAAATAAACCTGAGTTTTTTACTAACTACAGTGTTCTTGCTCCCGAATACTATCTGGACGGAAACTATGAAGAAGACCCTATAGATAAAATAGGCTCTACTCTCGACGGTCATTACCGTCTGGTTATAGGCCGCCCGAATATAAAGACCAATCTGGCAAAAAGTATAACCGAGAAAGCCCAGATAGAAATTGCAGGCTACATAGTAGGACCTGTTGCTGCCGGAGCGCTGGTACTTGACGAACACGACAGGCAGGCGGGATGCGCCCTAGTCGATTTTGGGGCAAGTACTACAACTCTTTCCATATACAAAGGCGGTTTGTTGCGGTTCATGTCAGTCATACCATTTGGCGGGCGTACTATAACGAAAGACGTACAGGAGCTTGGCTTCGTTTTCGAATCTGCAGAGACTTACAAAATCCGTTACGGAAAATTAGGAAAAGAGAAGAATAAGGCAGCTGCAGACGTTTCTCCCGATGTAGATTTAAGAGAACTGAACAAAGTGATACAACTCCGTCAGGATGAAATTATACTGAATGTTATCAATCAGATAAAACTATCAGGATATGCAGATGAACTGGATGCAGGTATTATCATGATAGGTGGAGCGTCTCAGATGAACGGCCTGGTCGATTACCTTGCCGAAAAATCACAACTTCCGGTAAAACGTGCAGTAGCAAAACGCGTATACATAAACAATGCAGCCGAATTGCTTCAGAATCCTTTATATACACAGGCATTGAGTCTGTTGCTTTTTGCAAATGAAAATTGCGAGAAGAAAGAAGTTGTGATGCCTAAGGTAGAACCTGTAATTGCTCCCACTCCGACCCTTACCCCTCCTGTTGAAGAGGAAGAAGAACCGGAGGAAGATACAAAGAAAAATAAAAAGCACAAGAAGCAAAAAGACGGCAAACAAACAACTTTGTTTGGCTTTTTTGAAAAAATACAGAACTTCGGAGGAACAATGTTCAACGACGAAGAGTAAATGCAGTAATAAGTAAAATAAATATAAGCTAACAGCTATCAGCTAAAAATAAACAACCTCTAAAATATGGATGAAAAAATACTTGATTTCCAGTTTCCAAAGAAAACCCAAACTATAATAAAAGTAATTGGTGTAGGAGGTGGCGGTGGTAACGCCGTGAATCATATGTACAACGAAGGAATACACGATGTATCGTTTGCATTGTGTAACACAGATAATCAGGCTCTTTGCGAATCTCCTGTAGAAACCCGTGTCCAGCTGGGACGGAAAACAACGGAAGGCCTTGGAGCGGGCAACCGTCCGGAAGTAGCCAAAGCTGCGGCGGAAGAAAGTCGCGACGATCTGGAAAGACTGCTTAACGACGGTACCAGAATGGCCTTCATCACTGCCGGTATGGGAGGTGGCACAGGTACAGGTGCAGCACCTGTAGTAGCACGTATTGCCAAAGATATGGGAATCCTTACAGTAGGAATTGTGACTATTCCGTTTGTTTTCGAAGGCCGTAAAAAGATAATACAGGCTCTTCGCGGCGTTGAAGATATAGCGAAGAATGTAGACGCATTGCTCGTTATCAACAATGAGCGACTGATAGATATATATGCGGACCTTACTATTCCGAATGCCTTTGCAAAAGCGGATGATACATTGACTATCGCGGCAAAAGGCATCGCTGAAATAATCACCGTACACGGTCATATCAATCTTGACTTTGCCGATGTGAAAACAATACTCAAAGATGGCGGGGTTGCCATCATGAGTAGCGGATACGGTGAAGGTGAAAGCCGTGTGGAAGATGCGATTGTAAACGCGCTACACTCTCCGTTGTTGAATAACAATGATGTATTTGATGCCAAGAAAATATTATTCAATATATATTCAAGCGACGAGAATCCTCTTATTGTAGAAGAGATGGAAGCTGTAGCTAATTTTATGAAACGCTTCGGCCCAGAAATCGAAGTAATCTGGGGTACAGCTACCGATAAGAAACTGGGAGAAAAAGTGAAGATAACTCTCCTTGCTACAGGATTTGGTATGTCCAGCATTCCGGGTATAGATGAGCATTACCGCGAAATGACAGAAGAGGAGGAGATGCTCGAAGAAGAACGTATAAGGACAGAGGAAGAAGAAAAACGCCGCATTAACGAGATGATAGAAAAGCACTACGGAAAAGACGGTGTGCAGACAATGGCGGTAAGAACATCTTTCTTTACCCCAAAGCCGATTATCTTATCTACGGAAGAACTGGATAATGACCGCATTGTGGATGCGCTGGAAAATACTCCTGTATTTAAGCGTGACGATAAATTTAATCCGGGAGAATATAAGCCCGAAGCAAAGAAACCGGGGGAACTATTCTGATTCGATAGTGTTACATTTGACCCTTTCTGTTACTTAATAAAACAATATAATAAAAAACATATAACCATGAACTTATTCGATCAAGTTAGTGAAGGAATAAAAGATGCAATGCGTGCGAAAGATAAAGTAAGACTGGAAGCATTGCGTGGTGTCAAAAAAGAATTCATAGAGGCCAAAACTGCAAAAGGGGCTAATGATGAACTTTCCGACGAAGCGGCTATCCAGATACTTCAGAAGATGGCTAAGCAACGTCGCGACAGTGCTGCTATCTATACCACACAGAACCGTGCAGACCTTGCCGAAAACGAACTGGCAGAACTGGCAGTTATAGAAGCATTTCTCCCTAAACAATTATCGCAGGACGAACTGGATACTAAAATCGGTGAAATCATCGCTCAGGTTGGAGCAACTTCACCTGCCGATATGGGCAAAGTAATGGGTGTAGCTACAAAGGCATTAGCAGGAGTTGCAGCAGGTAAAGCTATTTCCGAGACGGTTAAGAAGCTATTGAGCAAATAAAATAGATGGGGATAATCTATACAATATAAGAGCAGGGTGTAATAAACATCCTGCTTTTTCGTTTTTATATTGCGTTTTAAATCTGTAAAATCAGAATATTTATATTATACTTGTATAGCCTAATCTAAAAAATGTACTGACTATGAAATTGAAAATTTCCCTGTATTTATTAATTTCTTTCCTATTCCTTTTGAATACAGCGATGAGCTGTGATGAAAAAGAGGGTGGAGAGCCTAAAGCCGTAACCATAAAGGCTATAGAACTTTATAATATCAACAATGAAGGTCAGGGGCCAGTTATTTCTGATGAACCTATAAAAAAAGAAGCCTACATGATCGGTATCCGCTATTTGATTGAAGAGAATGAAGAAACAACAGGACTTTACTATAGAGTAAGCGATAATATCAAGTCGGAACAAATAGTATCTAATGTGGATATAGGAGAAGAATATCCTGCCGGGAGTGATATATCCGGTTTGTTTACAAAGACTTCATATACTTCAATACTGCTGGACAACGCTTTTGTTTTAAAGAAATCAATCCCTGCCGGAACTTATTCTTTTAAAGTGATTTTAACGACTAAGGAAGACAAAGTGATGGAGGCCAGTACCAATCTGATAGAATTATATTAATAATGAAGAAGATGTTATTTTTCATCATGGGTCTGATTGTGTTTTCGAGTAGCCATGCGCAGGAAAAGAAATTTTGGTTGGATTTTGAGGTAGAACAAACCTTCGGATTGAATCAGTGGTTCGACAATGAGGATATAAATAAAGGATTGAGGAAAAACAGGACGACAGATTTGAAAAGCAGAATAAATTTTCTAATATCCCGAAATATAGGCGTTTATTCTGATCTTTCGATATCGTTATATTCTTATAATAAGGATTATAAGAGTGCTAATTACCTTAACGAATTTGATCTTAATTCCTATTATCTCAGCAGTGACTATTTTAGTGAAAGTGACGATAATCCAGGTGCTAAACTGACAATCGGTGCATTCTACAAATTCAGGTTCAAAAAATTTGACCTTGTCCCTCACTTGGGTTTTGGCTTGGAAGATCTGTATGTTCCATCAGCAAGTTACACGGTGAAAGAACATAATTCAAATGCAATGTATAATGTAAGATATATCTGGCTTCCTGATGATGATAATTTTGTATCTGACAAGAATATAATAACAGCCCTTCAACTTACATCGTCTTATAAATTAACTAATACAACCAGTCTTACACTGGGAATAAACTACCGTCTTCGATTGACTAAACCCAAATTCAAAGCAGTAACTACAGACTATTATGATGGCTCAGTCGTGGACGAAATAGAAATAAAAGGGAAGAACATGCATTCCTTAGGCATCAGTCTGGGTGTCTCTTTTGGATGGGGAAAATAAAAATACTCTTTATTACCGGAACATTTTCTCTATCACATCATCTTCCAGTAATGAAATAATTGTCTTACCATCGGGAGTATGCTTATGCGCAGGCGATGCAAACAGTTGGTCTACAATCTTATTCATCTCCTCGTCGGATAATTTATGCCCATAAGGAATAGATGCCGCATTGGCCATCGACAAGGCAAGGGATTCCTGTATTTCTTCTTTTACATCGCTTCCGCTGTCTACACTCCGGCTTATCATATTATGTACAAGCTGCACAGGATCTACGTTCGTGATTTCGGAAGGTGTTCCGTTTATTGCATAGGCATTGTTGCCAAGATGGCTCAAATCGAATCCTACAGCTTCCAGATCATCCATCAGATAAGGGATCATCGCCGCTTCGGAAGGCGACAACTCTATTATATCGGGAAACAAAGCCCGCTGCGAGATACCTCTCTTCTGACGAATCTGAGCGATAAACTGGTCAAAAAGGATACGGACATGTGCCCGGTGCTGGTCTATGAGCATCAAACCCGATTTTACAGAAGTCAGTATGTATTTATTTTTATATTGGTAATGGACTACCATTTCCGCGCTTACAGAAGGGGTATTCGTCTCCGGATTGGAGGAATGGCTGAATATATTCACATCCGGCTCTATATCTATGCTCGAACTACCCTTATCTTTTTCAAATCCCTCATAGAATTTTTCCCAGTCTACATTCTGGCGCTGGTAACCGGAGTTTGACGAAGGGCTTTTGAAAGGGTTGTATGACGGGTTTATATTCACACGTGGCTGACTTACATTCTTCGACGGGTCGTGTATTGGTATATCTATGGCATCTGTTGTATCGAAATCGATAGTAGGCACCTCATTGAATTTACCTAATGCTTCTTTTACAGCAGCCGAAAGTATCTGCCATATAGGCTGTTCGTTTTCGAACTTTATTTCGGTCTTTGTAGGATGTATATTCACATCGAT
Protein-coding sequences here:
- the ftsA gene encoding cell division protein FtsA; translation: MEQSGFIVGIDLGTSKIIGVVGRKNEQGVISILASESIPSDSCVKYGVIYNIDEAAGKIKKLINLLENKTGKKIGKAYVSVAGKSLRAIEHKETKLLDGTTPITFALLDNLEQQAKLNKPEFFTNYSVLAPEYYLDGNYEEDPIDKIGSTLDGHYRLVIGRPNIKTNLAKSITEKAQIEIAGYIVGPVAAGALVLDEHDRQAGCALVDFGASTTTLSIYKGGLLRFMSVIPFGGRTITKDVQELGFVFESAETYKIRYGKLGKEKNKAAADVSPDVDLRELNKVIQLRQDEIILNVINQIKLSGYADELDAGIIMIGGASQMNGLVDYLAEKSQLPVKRAVAKRVYINNAAELLQNPLYTQALSLLLFANENCEKKEVVMPKVEPVIAPTPTLTPPVEEEEEPEEDTKKNKKHKKQKDGKQTTLFGFFEKIQNFGGTMFNDEE
- the ftsZ gene encoding cell division protein FtsZ, translated to MDEKILDFQFPKKTQTIIKVIGVGGGGGNAVNHMYNEGIHDVSFALCNTDNQALCESPVETRVQLGRKTTEGLGAGNRPEVAKAAAEESRDDLERLLNDGTRMAFITAGMGGGTGTGAAPVVARIAKDMGILTVGIVTIPFVFEGRKKIIQALRGVEDIAKNVDALLVINNERLIDIYADLTIPNAFAKADDTLTIAAKGIAEIITVHGHINLDFADVKTILKDGGVAIMSSGYGEGESRVEDAIVNALHSPLLNNNDVFDAKKILFNIYSSDENPLIVEEMEAVANFMKRFGPEIEVIWGTATDKKLGEKVKITLLATGFGMSSIPGIDEHYREMTEEEEMLEEERIRTEEEEKRRINEMIEKHYGKDGVQTMAVRTSFFTPKPIILSTEELDNDRIVDALENTPVFKRDDKFNPGEYKPEAKKPGELF
- a CDS encoding GatB/YqeY domain-containing protein, yielding MNLFDQVSEGIKDAMRAKDKVRLEALRGVKKEFIEAKTAKGANDELSDEAAIQILQKMAKQRRDSAAIYTTQNRADLAENELAELAVIEAFLPKQLSQDELDTKIGEIIAQVGATSPADMGKVMGVATKALAGVAAGKAISETVKKLLSK
- a CDS encoding DUF5034 domain-containing protein gives rise to the protein MKLKISLYLLISFLFLLNTAMSCDEKEGGEPKAVTIKAIELYNINNEGQGPVISDEPIKKEAYMIGIRYLIEENEETTGLYYRVSDNIKSEQIVSNVDIGEEYPAGSDISGLFTKTSYTSILLDNAFVLKKSIPAGTYSFKVILTTKEDKVMEASTNLIELY
- the mutL gene encoding DNA mismatch repair endonuclease MutL encodes the protein MSDIIHLLPDSIANQIAAGEVIQRPSSVVKELVENAIDAGADTIQLIIKDAGRTLVQVIDNGKGMSATDVRMAFERHATSKIRSADDLFALHTMGFRGEALPSIAAIAQVEVKTRREEDELGTLLQISGSRVEAQECIACPKGSNFSVKNIFFNVPARRKFLKSNDTERRNILTELERIVLVNPEIEFSFTDNDIEVLRYPACNLRQRVVNVVGKNFNQQLISIDIDTSLVKIKGFVGKPESARKTRALQYFFVNGRYMRHPYFNKAVTAAFEPLIPSGENPNYFIYFDVEPDSIDVNIHPTKTEIKFENEQPIWQILSAAVKEALGKFNEVPTIDFDTTDAIDIPIHDPSKNVSQPRVNINPSYNPFKSPSSNSGYQRQNVDWEKFYEGFEKDKGSSSIDIEPDVNIFSHSSNPETNTPSVSAEMVVHYQYKNKYILTSVKSGLMLIDQHRAHVRILFDQFIAQIRQKRGISQRALFPDIIELSPSEAAMIPYLMDDLEAVGFDLSHLGNNAYAINGTPSEITNVDPVQLVHNMISRSVDSGSDVKEEIQESLALSMANAASIPYGHKLSDEEMNKIVDQLFASPAHKHTPDGKTIISLLEDDVIEKMFR